A single Bacillus sp. OxB-1 DNA region contains:
- a CDS encoding demethylmenaquinone methyltransferase — MTSSKEQKVHKVFEKISGDYDKMNSVISFNQHKKWREDIMKRMAIPKGAHALDVCCGTADWTIAISDAAGPEGKVVGLDFSEGMLEAARPKVVDRPNITLQQGNAMSLPFADDSFDYVTIGFGLRNVPDYATVLSEMHRVLKPGGMIACLETSQPEAPGYRQLFRFYFRFIMPVLGKVFAKSYKEYSWLQESANDFPGMKQLAQLFVDVGFEGVSYKSYSGGAAAGHIGYKQ; from the coding sequence TTGACGAGTTCTAAAGAACAGAAAGTACATAAAGTATTTGAGAAAATTTCCGGCGATTACGACAAGATGAATTCAGTCATCAGTTTTAACCAACATAAGAAATGGCGAGAGGATATCATGAAGCGGATGGCGATTCCGAAAGGGGCCCATGCGCTTGATGTTTGTTGTGGAACGGCGGACTGGACAATTGCCATTTCGGATGCGGCAGGGCCGGAGGGGAAAGTGGTCGGTCTTGATTTCAGCGAGGGCATGTTGGAAGCCGCCCGGCCGAAAGTGGTGGACCGCCCGAATATTACGCTTCAGCAAGGCAACGCGATGTCATTGCCCTTTGCAGATGATTCGTTCGATTATGTGACGATCGGTTTCGGTTTGCGCAACGTACCGGATTATGCCACTGTCCTATCTGAGATGCACCGTGTGCTGAAACCGGGCGGGATGATCGCCTGCCTGGAAACTTCCCAGCCCGAGGCGCCGGGCTATCGCCAACTGTTCCGGTTCTACTTCCGGTTCATCATGCCGGTGCTCGGAAAAGTGTTTGCCAAAAGCTACAAGGAATATTCTTGGCTGCAGGAATCGGCAAACGATTTCCCGGGCATGAAGCAGCTGGCCCAATTATTTGTGGATGTCGGCTTCGAGGGCGTCTCCTATAAATCATACAGTGGCGGCGCTGCGGCAGGACATATCGGATACAAACAATAA
- the aroB gene encoding 3-dehydroquinate synthase, giving the protein MGKLTVEIKNHEYDVHIGEDAYSLFATAYAPLLDSADRVGIIADENVAELHLPLLQEALRETGREIVVKTVPAGENCKSPAVYIECQAFLLQHHFTRDSLLIAFGGGACGDLTGFVAGTFMRGIRYIQCPTTILAHDSAVGGKTAINMPEGKNMVGSFHQPSGVLFQTGLFETLPAREIRSGMAELLKHAFISDEEWTDALLANPAFSKPPVGWLATELLKGIEVKAQIVAEDEFEHSTRKFLNFGHTFGHAVEAVCGFGGLSHGECVMIGMAYSLILSEGQEGSIDQDVTDRFIRFALDNGYTFGPVHEHTFGEFLGYMEKDKKASFGRLNFVLLTEVGKPYVTELSKEQCEHAFDIMRERTEGEPSQ; this is encoded by the coding sequence GTGGGGAAACTGACTGTCGAGATCAAAAACCATGAATATGATGTCCATATCGGAGAGGATGCGTATTCTTTATTCGCTACGGCGTATGCGCCTCTATTGGATAGCGCGGACCGCGTCGGCATCATCGCGGATGAGAACGTCGCCGAACTCCATTTGCCGCTCCTGCAAGAGGCGTTGCGTGAAACCGGGAGGGAGATCGTTGTCAAAACGGTCCCGGCTGGGGAGAACTGCAAATCCCCGGCTGTCTATATCGAGTGCCAAGCCTTCCTCCTGCAACATCATTTCACGCGGGATTCGCTGCTCATCGCATTCGGCGGAGGGGCTTGCGGCGACCTGACCGGGTTCGTCGCCGGGACGTTCATGCGGGGCATCCGCTACATCCAATGTCCGACGACAATCCTCGCCCATGACAGCGCAGTCGGGGGGAAGACGGCCATCAATATGCCGGAAGGGAAGAACATGGTCGGCTCTTTTCATCAACCGTCCGGGGTCCTTTTCCAGACGGGCCTCTTCGAAACATTGCCGGCACGCGAAATCCGCTCCGGCATGGCCGAACTTCTGAAGCATGCGTTCATTTCCGACGAGGAATGGACGGACGCTTTACTGGCCAACCCGGCATTTTCAAAACCGCCGGTCGGCTGGCTGGCGACGGAGCTCTTGAAAGGGATCGAGGTCAAAGCGCAAATCGTTGCGGAGGATGAATTCGAGCACTCGACCCGGAAGTTCCTGAACTTCGGCCATACGTTCGGCCATGCCGTTGAAGCGGTTTGCGGTTTCGGAGGCTTGAGCCATGGGGAGTGCGTCATGATCGGGATGGCATACAGCCTGATTTTGAGCGAAGGGCAGGAAGGGTCGATCGACCAAGACGTGACGGATCGCTTCATCCGATTCGCCCTGGACAACGGCTATACATTCGGGCCGGTGCACGAGCATACCTTCGGAGAATTCCTCGGCTATATGGAAAAGGACAAAAAAGCATCATTCGGCCGATTGAATTTTGTTTTATTGACGGAAGTGGGAAAACCGTATGTCACGGAGCTCTCAAAAGAACAATGTGAACATGCGTTTGATATAATGAGAGAGAGAACGGAGGGGGAACCGAGCCAATGA
- a CDS encoding HU family DNA-binding protein, with translation MNKTELINSVAETAGLTKKDATKAVEAVFDTIQATLAKGDKVQLIGFGNFEVRERAARKGRNPQSGEEIDIAASKVPAFKAGKALKDAVK, from the coding sequence GTGAATAAAACAGAATTGATTAACTCTGTAGCCGAAACGGCAGGTCTTACGAAGAAGGACGCAACAAAAGCTGTTGAGGCTGTATTCGATACGATCCAGGCGACTCTTGCAAAGGGAGATAAAGTGCAACTGATCGGTTTCGGAAACTTCGAAGTTCGTGAGCGTGCAGCTCGTAAAGGACGCAACCCGCAATCCGGGGAAGAAATCGATATCGCAGCAAGCAAAGTTCCTGCTTTCAAAGCGGGGAAAGCGCTTAAGGACGCTGTGAAATAA
- the hisC gene encoding histidinol-phosphate transaminase: MKWKKELGGMRPYKPGRSIEEVMQDYGLTEVHKLASNENPYGCAPSVKEFIREGLLHPEIYPEGHAGGLRTKLANKHQVGEDFLLFGNGSDEIVSIISRSLLGPDTNTIMATPTFPQYAHNAKVEGAEVRELPLVEGQHDLDGFLKAIDENTSVIWVCNPNNPTGNIIPAGVLESFLAQVPDHILVVLDEAYFEYITEPSHVDSIQLIDKFPNILILRTFSKAYGLAAFRVGYAVGQPAIITELNKVRNPFNNNTLGTAVVEKALEDEQFIANCREMNHVQRERFKEFAEANDLDIFDSQANFVLIQVPADADEASEYLLQYGYIVRSGNALGTPGYVRVTVGSEEQNSGFFQAMSALISEKGRHPVK, encoded by the coding sequence ATGAAATGGAAAAAGGAACTCGGTGGAATGAGACCGTACAAACCAGGCAGATCGATTGAAGAGGTGATGCAGGATTATGGATTGACTGAAGTCCATAAATTGGCTTCCAATGAAAATCCATACGGCTGCGCGCCTTCGGTCAAGGAATTCATACGCGAAGGGCTGCTGCATCCTGAAATTTATCCGGAAGGCCACGCGGGGGGATTGCGTACTAAATTGGCCAATAAACATCAAGTGGGCGAGGATTTCCTTCTGTTCGGTAACGGATCGGATGAAATCGTGTCCATCATTTCCCGTTCCCTGCTTGGACCGGATACGAATACGATCATGGCGACCCCAACGTTTCCGCAATACGCCCACAATGCGAAAGTGGAAGGCGCCGAAGTGAGGGAGTTGCCATTGGTCGAAGGGCAGCATGATCTGGACGGATTTTTGAAAGCGATCGATGAGAACACGTCAGTGATCTGGGTCTGCAATCCGAACAATCCGACCGGGAATATCATTCCGGCGGGCGTTTTGGAAAGCTTCTTGGCACAAGTGCCGGATCATATCCTCGTCGTGCTGGATGAAGCATATTTTGAATACATTACAGAGCCTTCACATGTCGATTCCATCCAACTGATTGACAAATTCCCGAATATCCTGATCTTGCGTACGTTCTCGAAAGCATACGGATTGGCGGCATTCCGGGTGGGCTATGCGGTCGGGCAGCCAGCGATCATCACAGAGCTGAACAAAGTGCGGAATCCATTCAATAACAATACGCTTGGTACTGCCGTGGTGGAAAAAGCGTTGGAAGACGAGCAATTCATCGCGAACTGCCGGGAAATGAACCATGTCCAACGGGAACGTTTCAAAGAATTCGCTGAGGCGAATGATTTGGACATTTTCGATTCCCAGGCGAATTTCGTGCTGATCCAAGTGCCGGCAGACGCGGATGAAGCATCCGAGTATCTGTTGCAGTACGGTTATATCGTCCGGAGCGGGAATGCGCTCGGCACGCCGGGCTATGTCCGGGTGACGGTCGGTTCGGAAGAGCAGAACAGCGGATTCTTCCAGGCGATGTCTGCGTTAATTTCCGAAAAAGGCAGGCATCCGGTAAAGTGA
- the aroH gene encoding chorismate mutase, protein MTVRGFRGATTVQQDEEQAVLQATEALVLEMAKANNVNPEDIISVMISTTVDVKSTFPAKAVRTIEGWKYVPVMCFHEMDVTGGLPLCIRVLMHANSTIPQHDVEHVYQNEAVKLRPDLQK, encoded by the coding sequence ATGACAGTAAGAGGGTTCCGCGGGGCGACGACCGTCCAGCAAGATGAAGAACAAGCCGTCCTCCAAGCGACGGAAGCACTCGTGCTTGAAATGGCGAAGGCGAATAATGTCAACCCGGAGGATATCATTTCTGTTATGATATCGACAACCGTTGATGTGAAGTCAACATTTCCGGCGAAAGCGGTCCGCACGATCGAGGGATGGAAATACGTACCGGTCATGTGCTTCCACGAGATGGATGTGACCGGCGGATTGCCGTTGTGCATCCGGGTGCTGATGCACGCGAATTCAACCATTCCCCAGCACGATGTGGAACATGTATACCAGAACGAAGCAGTGAAACTAAGACCCGATTTACAAAAATAA
- the ndk gene encoding nucleoside-diphosphate kinase, with amino-acid sequence MERTFLMVKPDGVQRNLIGEIVSRFESKGFQLVGGKLMQISQELAEQHYGEHKERPFFGELVEFITSGPVFAMVWEGENVISTARLMMGATNPKESAPGTIRGDFAVTVGKNIIHGSDSPESAVREIGLFFKEEELVSYDKSMNNWIN; translated from the coding sequence ATGGAAAGAACATTTTTAATGGTAAAGCCTGACGGCGTGCAACGTAATCTAATCGGCGAAATCGTGAGCCGTTTTGAAAGCAAAGGATTCCAATTGGTTGGCGGTAAATTGATGCAAATCTCCCAAGAGCTTGCGGAGCAACATTACGGTGAGCACAAAGAGCGTCCATTCTTCGGCGAATTGGTTGAGTTCATCACATCTGGCCCCGTGTTCGCAATGGTGTGGGAAGGCGAAAACGTCATCTCGACAGCACGTTTGATGATGGGTGCGACAAACCCGAAAGAATCTGCACCTGGCACAATCCGCGGCGACTTTGCCGTTACGGTCGGCAAGAACATTATCCACGGTTCCGACTCCCCTGAATCGGCGGTCCGTGAAATCGGCCTTTTCTTCAAAGAAGAAGAGCTTGTGTCTTATGACAAATCGATGAACAATTGGATCAACTGA
- the aroC gene encoding chorismate synthase has product MRYFTAGESHGPQLTAIIEGLPAQMELTAEMINEELTRRQGGHGRGRRMQIEKDQVEITSGVRHGKTLGSPVTLTVVNDDWKHWTSIMGIEPLPEDTKPEDIRRQITRPRPGHADLVGGIKYGHRDLRNILERSSARETTMRVAIGAVAKQFLRELGIRTVAHVTEIGGIPTNPDTYAQKGAEELREIVESDPVYCADPEASRRMVEAIDVAKERGDTIGGVVEVVIEGCPPGIGSHVQFDRKLDGKLAGAMMSINAFKGVEIGLGFEMAKKYGSEVHDEIAWDAERGYYRKSNRLGGLEGGMTSGMPIVIRGVMKPIPTLYKPLESVDIDSKEPFVATIERSDPCAVPAASVVAEHVIATELAKAIMDEFRSDRMDSLQQDMEAYRRYAKEF; this is encoded by the coding sequence ATGAGATATTTTACGGCCGGTGAATCACATGGTCCACAACTGACGGCAATCATCGAAGGGCTGCCCGCCCAAATGGAATTGACTGCCGAGATGATCAATGAAGAACTGACAAGAAGGCAAGGCGGCCATGGCCGGGGCAGACGGATGCAAATCGAGAAAGACCAAGTGGAAATCACATCCGGCGTGCGGCACGGCAAGACACTCGGCTCGCCGGTGACATTGACGGTCGTCAATGACGATTGGAAGCATTGGACGTCGATCATGGGCATCGAACCGCTTCCCGAGGATACGAAACCTGAAGATATCCGGAGACAAATCACGAGACCGCGTCCCGGACATGCGGACTTGGTCGGCGGCATCAAGTACGGCCATCGCGATTTGCGGAATATCCTGGAACGGTCTTCCGCACGGGAGACGACGATGCGTGTGGCAATCGGGGCAGTGGCCAAACAATTCCTTCGCGAATTGGGAATCCGCACAGTCGCCCATGTGACGGAAATCGGCGGCATCCCGACCAATCCGGATACGTACGCGCAGAAAGGGGCGGAAGAGCTCCGGGAGATCGTTGAGAGCGATCCGGTCTATTGCGCAGACCCGGAAGCGTCCCGACGGATGGTCGAAGCAATCGACGTTGCGAAGGAACGCGGCGATACGATTGGCGGCGTCGTGGAAGTGGTCATCGAAGGGTGCCCCCCGGGAATCGGCAGCCATGTCCAATTCGATCGGAAGCTGGACGGCAAATTGGCAGGCGCCATGATGAGCATCAACGCCTTCAAAGGTGTCGAAATCGGCCTCGGTTTCGAAATGGCGAAGAAATATGGAAGTGAAGTCCATGATGAAATCGCCTGGGATGCGGAGCGCGGCTATTATCGGAAATCCAATCGTCTCGGCGGCCTGGAAGGCGGCATGACATCGGGGATGCCGATCGTCATCCGCGGGGTGATGAAACCGATCCCGACCCTTTACAAACCGCTGGAAAGCGTCGATATAGATTCCAAGGAGCCGTTTGTCGCGACAATCGAGCGTTCCGACCCTTGTGCAGTGCCCGCGGCGTCCGTCGTTGCGGAGCATGTCATCGCGACAGAGCTGGCGAAAGCGATCATGGACGAGTTCCGTTCCGATCGGATGGATTCCTTGCAGCAGGATATGGAAGCGTATAGACGCTATGCAAAGGAGTTTTAA
- the folE gene encoding GTP cyclohydrolase I FolE: MQEFDQQKIEVAVKMILEAIGEDPDREGLLETPKRVAKMYAEVFEGMGKDPKEYFKTVFHENHDEVVLVKDIPFHSMCEHHLVPFFGLAHVAYIPRDGVVAGLSKLARAVETTAKRPQLQERITSTVADAMMDMLNPYGVYVVIEAEHMCMTMRGIKKPGSKTVTTVARGVYEHDEVKRAEILSLIRMS; encoded by the coding sequence ATGCAAGAGTTCGATCAACAAAAAATCGAAGTGGCGGTCAAAATGATCCTGGAGGCGATCGGGGAAGACCCGGACCGGGAAGGATTGTTGGAGACGCCGAAGCGGGTTGCCAAAATGTATGCCGAAGTGTTCGAAGGCATGGGGAAAGACCCGAAAGAATATTTCAAAACCGTATTCCATGAAAATCATGACGAGGTCGTCCTCGTGAAAGATATACCGTTCCACTCGATGTGCGAACATCATCTCGTCCCCTTTTTCGGACTCGCCCATGTCGCATACATCCCACGTGACGGAGTCGTCGCAGGTCTCAGCAAATTGGCAAGGGCTGTCGAAACGACGGCGAAACGTCCACAATTGCAGGAGCGGATCACGTCGACGGTTGCCGATGCGATGATGGATATGCTCAATCCGTATGGGGTTTATGTCGTCATCGAAGCGGAGCATATGTGCATGACGATGCGGGGAATTAAAAAGCCCGGCTCCAAGACAGTGACAACGGTTGCCCGCGGGGTGTACGAACATGATGAGGTGAAACGTGCCGAAATTCTTTCCCTCATCCGGATGTCCTGA
- a CDS encoding polyprenyl synthetase family protein has translation MEKMKLMSLYTNFRKDLTYVEKELERSVHSSSPVIEQASLHLLRAGGKRIRPIFVILASKFGDYSMQEMAKVAVSLELIHMASLVHDDVIDDSDMRRGMETVKARWDNRVAMYTGDFIFSRALTSIGEIEVQAVHQLLADTMLEICKGEIIQIEYQQRVDQSIRDYLRRIKRKTALLLSSSCALGGLVSNVEPALVKRLGRFGYYAGMAFQIVDDILDITSTDKELGKPAGSDLLNGHLTLPILYIKDDVRFRPYMERAFDGSLTESGRREMLAFIRRSGAIERAQKVSDLYLRKALGEIEAFPDGDAKKAFMQIAAFIGKRKY, from the coding sequence TTGGAAAAAATGAAGTTGATGTCGCTGTATACCAACTTCCGAAAAGACCTCACGTATGTTGAGAAGGAATTGGAGCGCTCGGTCCACTCTTCTTCCCCTGTCATTGAACAAGCTTCTTTGCATCTGCTGCGAGCGGGCGGCAAGCGGATCCGGCCGATCTTCGTCATCCTGGCATCTAAATTCGGAGACTATTCCATGCAAGAGATGGCGAAGGTGGCCGTTTCATTGGAGCTCATTCATATGGCCTCTCTCGTGCATGACGATGTGATCGATGATTCGGATATGCGGCGAGGGATGGAGACGGTGAAAGCGAGATGGGATAACCGGGTGGCGATGTACACGGGCGACTTCATCTTTTCCCGGGCGCTCACGTCAATCGGAGAAATCGAAGTCCAAGCCGTCCATCAGCTTCTGGCCGATACGATGCTGGAAATATGCAAAGGGGAAATCATCCAAATCGAATATCAGCAAAGAGTGGATCAGTCCATCCGGGATTATTTGCGGCGCATTAAACGGAAGACGGCACTCCTTTTATCGTCCAGCTGTGCGTTGGGAGGCCTCGTCTCCAATGTAGAACCCGCCCTCGTGAAGCGGTTGGGCCGCTTCGGCTACTATGCGGGCATGGCTTTCCAGATCGTCGATGACATTTTGGACATCACGTCGACAGACAAAGAATTGGGGAAGCCGGCGGGCAGCGACTTGCTCAATGGCCATTTGACATTGCCCATTTTGTATATCAAAGACGATGTCCGATTCCGGCCGTATATGGAACGGGCGTTTGACGGCAGTTTGACCGAAAGCGGACGGCGTGAAATGCTCGCGTTCATCCGACGTTCGGGCGCGATTGAAAGAGCGCAAAAGGTGAGCGACCTTTATTTGCGGAAAGCGCTGGGTGAAATTGAAGCTTTCCCGGATGGAGATGCGAAAAAAGCATTCATGCAAATCGCGGCGTTTATCGGCAAACGGAAATATTGA
- a CDS encoding heptaprenyl diphosphate synthase component 1, producing MERQKMKWQIENYILEVERAIREPIVERDIGTAEIDSDKAFFLLLPLLNGERWTSGLNTAAIAVGAVHAAFEAHDSISARSVSTKEQQLTVLAGDHFSGIHYKLLASLPDFGLIRSVSRTIGHINEMKTICHEQMPDSVEELLLAFRLIEAGCILDFLNLSGFSRYAPFASCALPLLRLIAMEKEDGFFVDSRSGGTLDIESHRRLVALLTRQLQEVVEAADFLAPFLRDEMQRIVAPLTGKLI from the coding sequence ATGGAAAGACAAAAAATGAAATGGCAAATCGAAAATTACATACTTGAGGTGGAACGCGCCATCCGGGAACCGATTGTCGAACGGGATATCGGAACTGCGGAAATCGATTCGGACAAGGCGTTTTTTCTTTTGTTGCCATTGTTGAATGGAGAGAGGTGGACGTCCGGCTTGAATACGGCTGCCATCGCCGTGGGGGCAGTCCACGCGGCGTTTGAAGCGCATGATTCGATTTCCGCCCGGTCCGTCTCGACGAAAGAGCAGCAATTGACTGTCTTGGCAGGGGACCATTTCAGCGGGATCCATTACAAACTTCTCGCCTCTCTCCCGGATTTCGGCCTGATCCGGTCCGTCTCCCGGACGATCGGCCATATAAATGAGATGAAGACGATCTGCCATGAACAAATGCCCGATTCCGTTGAGGAGCTCCTCCTCGCATTTCGGCTGATCGAGGCGGGCTGCATATTGGATTTCCTGAACTTATCCGGTTTTTCCCGATATGCTCCGTTTGCCAGCTGTGCGCTGCCTCTGCTTCGTTTGATTGCTATGGAAAAAGAAGATGGATTCTTTGTGGATAGCCGATCCGGAGGTACATTGGATATCGAAAGTCATCGGCGTCTCGTCGCCCTTCTGACTCGCCAGTTGCAGGAAGTGGTGGAAGCGGCCGATTTCCTTGCCCCGTTTTTGCGGGATGAAATGCAGCGTATTGTTGCACCCCTGACAGGCAAGTTGATCTGA
- the mtrB gene encoding trp RNA-binding attenuation protein MtrB, whose protein sequence is MTQPEYVVIKAKEDGVNVIGLTRGNNTKFHHTEKLDRGEVMIAQFTEHTSAMKIRGDAEIHTAYGVVRSEGKE, encoded by the coding sequence ATGACACAGCCCGAATATGTCGTCATTAAAGCGAAAGAAGACGGTGTCAATGTCATCGGACTGACGAGAGGAAACAATACGAAGTTTCACCACACGGAAAAGCTGGACCGCGGTGAAGTGATGATTGCCCAATTCACGGAACATACTTCGGCGATGAAAATCCGCGGAGATGCTGAAATCCACACAGCTTACGGAGTGGTGAGAAGTGAAGGCAAGGAATAA
- a CDS encoding prephenate dehydrogenase — MRVAIIGLGLIGGSLGLAIKRNPAIHVTGFDRSYATADEAYRRGIIDAIAPSAESACSQADFIVFATPVNTTVSLLSEVQRWELKEGVIMTDTGSTKRPIMEAAQVLQEKGWTFIGGHPMAGSHKSGVSAAKGYLFENAYYILTPSDRASADQVEKLKDLLSPTKGKIVVLDAEDHDRMTAIVSHFPHLVASSLVGRLADQQEGQPFVKKLAAGGFRDLTRIASADPVMWRDITIQNREELLNQLNGWIEEMGNIREMLETNDPEQIYDFFAEAKKFRDELPSTRAGAVQGALYMTFDLHIDIPDTPGIVSEITKILAEERISLTNIRIVETRTDVYGILVISFQTAEDRKRARAALSKSTDYSMQII; from the coding sequence GTGAGAGTAGCAATCATTGGACTAGGCTTGATCGGCGGTTCACTCGGTCTTGCCATCAAACGGAACCCTGCTATCCACGTAACAGGATTTGACCGGTCGTATGCGACGGCGGACGAAGCGTACCGCCGAGGCATTATTGACGCCATTGCTCCATCCGCGGAATCCGCTTGTTCGCAAGCGGATTTCATCGTCTTCGCGACGCCGGTCAATACGACCGTTTCCCTTCTGTCGGAAGTGCAGCGCTGGGAGTTGAAAGAGGGCGTCATCATGACGGACACCGGAAGTACGAAGCGGCCTATCATGGAAGCGGCCCAAGTGTTGCAGGAAAAAGGCTGGACATTCATCGGGGGGCACCCGATGGCGGGTTCCCACAAGAGCGGCGTTTCAGCGGCCAAAGGTTATTTATTTGAAAATGCTTATTATATTTTGACACCTTCTGATAGGGCTTCCGCGGACCAAGTGGAGAAGCTGAAGGATCTGTTGTCGCCGACCAAAGGGAAGATCGTCGTCCTGGATGCGGAAGATCATGATCGGATGACGGCCATCGTCAGCCACTTCCCGCATCTCGTCGCTTCCTCCTTGGTCGGCCGGCTGGCGGATCAGCAGGAAGGGCAGCCTTTCGTCAAGAAGCTGGCGGCGGGCGGCTTCCGTGATTTGACGCGGATCGCTTCCGCCGACCCGGTCATGTGGCGGGATATTACCATCCAGAACCGGGAAGAATTATTGAACCAGCTGAATGGCTGGATCGAGGAGATGGGCAACATCCGGGAAATGCTGGAGACGAATGATCCCGAGCAGATTTATGATTTCTTTGCCGAGGCGAAGAAGTTCCGGGATGAATTGCCGTCCACTCGTGCAGGAGCGGTCCAAGGAGCGCTCTATATGACGTTTGATCTACATATTGATATTCCGGACACTCCTGGGATTGTTTCAGAAATCACGAAAATCTTGGCAGAAGAGCGGATCAGCTTGACGAATATCCGGATTGTGGAAACGAGGACGGATGTCTACGGTATCCTCGTGATCAGTTTCCAGACGGCGGAAGACCGGAAGCGGGCGAGGGCGGCCTTGTCGAAATCAACGGATTATTCGATGCAAATCATCTAA
- a CDS encoding CheR family methyltransferase produces MADYETFIGNIKRKTGIDLSLYKEAQMKRRLTSLYEKRGYRNFNDYYSAIHNNEEMLDEFLDRMTINVSEFYRNAPRWDVLEKKIFPKLLANNKRLKIWSAACSTGEEPYTIAMVLSTHVPLRDISVFATDLDLGVLEKAKVGLYPERSLKEVPAPIITKYFNNEGAFYQVKDEVKRTVTFKQHNLLDDRYDTGYDLIVCRNVMIYFTEEAKDQIYMNFANSLKPGGILFVGSTEQIFNPGKYGFESEDTFFYRKI; encoded by the coding sequence TTGGCTGATTATGAGACATTTATCGGAAACATTAAACGGAAAACGGGGATCGACCTATCGCTTTATAAAGAAGCCCAGATGAAAAGAAGGTTGACTTCCCTTTATGAAAAAAGAGGGTATCGGAATTTCAACGATTATTACTCCGCTATACATAATAATGAAGAAATGCTCGATGAATTCTTAGACAGGATGACGATCAATGTGTCGGAATTCTATCGAAATGCGCCGCGTTGGGACGTATTGGAAAAGAAAATCTTCCCGAAGCTGCTTGCGAACAATAAAAGACTGAAAATCTGGAGCGCTGCCTGTTCGACGGGAGAAGAGCCGTACACGATCGCCATGGTGCTGTCCACTCATGTTCCGCTGCGCGATATCTCGGTGTTCGCGACCGATCTTGACCTCGGCGTATTGGAGAAAGCGAAGGTTGGCCTGTATCCGGAACGGTCGTTGAAAGAGGTCCCCGCCCCGATCATCACGAAGTATTTCAATAATGAGGGCGCCTTCTATCAAGTGAAGGACGAAGTGAAACGCACCGTGACATTCAAGCAGCATAATTTGCTTGATGATCGATATGACACCGGTTATGACTTGATCGTCTGCCGGAATGTGATGATTTATTTCACAGAAGAGGCGAAGGACCAGATTTACATGAACTTCGCTAACTCGTTGAAACCGGGTGGCATCCTCTTTGTCGGAAGCACCGAACAGATTTTCAATCCGGGAAAATACGGTTTCGAATCGGAAGATACGTTCTTCTATCGCAAGATTTGA